The Epinephelus lanceolatus isolate andai-2023 chromosome 13, ASM4190304v1, whole genome shotgun sequence genomic interval GGTTTGATGGCGTCAGTCATATCGGTAGTGAGACTGGGCCTCCTCATGATGAGGGATGTGCAGAGATGGGTGGCGTCATTAAAACTGTGCCCCCGCCGTCACCTCTGCCGTTTGGTGACGGTTTCACCAGAGGGCATGGTGGCTCTCCGTCAGTGGCGGAACCCGGAGATTTTCTCTCAGGGACCGTGCCTTGGGACAGTAGCGTCGAGGGTTGTCATGACGACGGACGTGTCGCTGACAGGATGGGGAGCGACCTTCGAGGGCAGAGCTGTGAACGGCTTCTGGCCATCGGAGCTGACCCATACTCACATAAACTATTTGGGGTTAATGGCAGTATTTCTAGCACTGAAACATTTTTTGCCGCTCCTCAGGGACAAACATGTTCTGTTAAAGTCCGACAACTCCACGGTGGTGGTGTATGTGAACTGTCAGGGGGGCACATGATCGTTGCAGCTACACAGATTGGCTCGCAAGATTAttctgtggagcagctctcGACTCGGGTCGCTGCGGGCAACGCACGTAGTGGGAGTGTTGAACAGAGGAAATCCTCTGTTTGGGGAATTGAAACTTCATCCCCAGTTTTTGCTCAGGTGTTTCAGAGATACGGCCAGGCTGCCATAGATCTGTTCGCATCGCAGGAAAACGCACAGTGTCCTCTGTATTTCTCCCTGGCAGACGCAAATGCACCATTGAGTGTGGATGCATTGGCTCACCCGTGGCCAGAAGTCCTATTGTACGCGTTCCCTCTCCTCAGCCTGATATCCCCCACTCTAGCCAGAGTGAGGGAGCAGGGTTTGTCACTGATCCTGATAGCACCACGGTGGCCATCCAGACACTGGGTGGCGGAGATGCAGCTATGGAGCTGCTGTCGGGCCAGCCGTGGCCCCTCCCGCCACACAGGGACCTCTTGTCCCAGGCCGGGAGGAAGATTTATCATCCCCACCCTGAACTGGTGGCACTCTGGGCCTGGCCCATGAAAGGCTGAATCTGGATGCAGTCGGACTGCCCCCAAGAGTGATCGACACTATTCAGTGTGCGAGGGCCTCTTCCACCCGCTCGCTATACAGCGGTAAATGGCGGGTATTTGAGAAGTGGTGCGAGGAGAGGCAGATTGTCTCCTTTCAATGCTCAGTGAGGGATatcctctgttttcttcaggAGGTGCTGGACAGAGGGAAAGCCTTTTCCACAATTAAGGTTTACTTGGCGGCTATCTCAGCGTGCCATTTGGGCTTGGGTGATAAAACACCGGGCCAACACCCGTTGGTGGGCAGCTTTATTAGGGGGGTGCGCCGCAAACGCCCTGTTTCTAGGCCCCTGGTGCCGTTATGAGATTTGTCAGTGGTGTTAGATGCCCTTTCTCGACATCCATTTGAACCTTTGGAAGGTGTGGGATTGAAGTTCCTCTCACTCAAAACTGCGGTGCTCTTAGCTTTGACTAAAGCAAAGCGAGTGAGTGATCTACAGGCGCTGTCGACATGCTCAGCCTGTATGCAGTTTGCCCCAGGGGGATCTAAGGTGTGTTTAAGGCCTAACCCGGCGTACAGATGCCCCATGGTGGTACTGGGGGCTTTTCACCCTCCCCCGTTTGAGACAGCGGAGGATCACAGACTGAATACTTTATGCCCGGTGTGGGCATTACGTCTGTATGTGGATAGGACAGCAGGGTTCCGGAGGAGTGAccagctgtttgtgtcctgggCTACGCCCCACAAGGGGAAACCACTGTCCCGCCAGAGCTTATCCCACTGGATTGTGGAGGCCATAGAGCTGGCTTACAGATGCAGGGGCCTGCAGCCTCCTGCAGGGTTAAAAGCTCACTCCACCAGAGGCATGTGCTGCGGCAAGTTGGGCCACACCACACACATTTGTGAGATTTTAGAGGCTGGACATTTCTGACACGTCCCTAGCCCATGCGGTCCTGGGGACAGGGGCTTCGGATGCCGTTTAATACGTCAGACTGGGTCGTGGAGCCGGATGGCTTCGGGAGAACATGCAATCCGTGAGTGGGCCATATCTCCCATAGTGAAACACCGAACGAAGTCAGAAAAAGAACGTTGGGTTACTTAACGTAATCCCTGGTTCTTTGATAACAGAGTGAGGTGTTTCACCAACATTTCCCTCCTTGCATCGCTAGAGGAAGAAACCGGTATAGAATGACctggtcgggggggggggggggtcgacTGTGATATATAGAGAGGGCGGGACCTCCCACGAGTCGACCTGTCTGTCAAGACAGACGTTGTGTCAATGGAGCTTCCGTAATGGTCACGCCGAGAGCGAATCCCATAGTGAAACACCTCACTCTGTTATCACAGATCCAGGGATTACGTTAAGTAACCCAACGTTAGATGGGGAGTTAAAAGGAAGCACTACTATAGAGCACTTTAAAAAGAAGTACAGACACAGAATGTTTAGGAGATATGCAGACGAAGAGGGGTTTTGCTGATGGGTTTGTTTACTTAGCTCTGGGGGCTAATTGGGATGTAAATGAAGTTGAGATGGGGTTTGTTAGTTCATAAGTCATTATTAAGAATGGCTTTTGGTTTGCCATCATCAAGCTTAAAAGAACAGAACAGTactaatgactttttttttttttttttaaagataattaGATAATGCTGATGTTTGACTGAAGACTATCTTACATCATTGTGTTCTGTTTTAATAACATTGTTTTGTATTAACAGTggcagtgtttttctttttagtaTAAGGGGGTATGGTCACACATTAGTTAAATTAACACTGGTGAGTTCAGCCATGTTGAACTTTGACCCTTGAAGTCGCAGCCTCAACTAATCGCAGAGTATGTGTACAGGAGACATTGATTGTTGCCGTGTTTAACCAGCTGATATTATGTGACACTGGCCATTAAAATACAAACTGCCCCACATGACAGATGCTGCCTGGCTGGTAGTGAGTCGGTAGACATGTATGGAACATAAGAAAATGGAAACATCACATTTGGCAATATTCATTAGCTAACCCTAAcctctgcccattggtccgacagctcattggtccgacatcccattgttctgaccatattaaacccattgttccgaagtcccgttgttccgaaatcatcatgatgccctgtggttaaggtctggttaggtttaggcacaaaaaccacttggttagggttaggaaaagatcatggtgtgggttaaaatgaaaaaaaaagtggcaaacatataagctgtgagcctgcttcgcctcaagcctttccaactgacccagagctggtcgcggtgcaccatcaaggcagaaatacgcccgccgggagccattcagcaccgcggaaagctccccacacaacccagaccccagagttaataacaggaggttatggtgtttcattctctcctctctatgacacttgtatctcgaccagtagcctacttttgttgcgttgctgatcctctgtggtacacaaatacagtatagcctagtatactcacatatcagaacaacgggacgtcggactaatgagaggttggaacaatgagaggtcggaacaatgctatGGCACCaacattagctagcaagctagctttcTTTGTGTGCACACTGATCATGAAAAGCGCCTCAGCAGTTGTTAGTCACTCACCTGCATTCTCTGTCATGTGTGATCGTGCCCTAATGTGGTTGAAAATGTTTGGAAACCATTTATGCACATATGTCTCTCTTTCTAAAAAGCCATTAAGTCAGCAGttattaaagcagctgtgcggaactttttaccatttataaaactgtctcTAGTTTGTATCACCCCctcttgaagatccgcatatttatttgaacccaacagcgacaaaaaagcctttctctatatggctatttagcgtagcctcgtgCGGGTCGGAAggacagcggaagtcagcaaaccagagtacggcacccgaggcggaagtgattctgctcgcccgcagcggcccgcagccattaaaccacagaaggagaaggagccatgtttacagagagtgtaaGTAAGTAAGCGGTATGCAAcaggcattgctgaacacataacagttttaccagagatgtatctataaggacttggttatACTTTTGAAGTCATGGCGGATAacgaaggagcaccatctaaaagaaaaagaacagaagaaggctaaacgggacagtgatagggctcgtgtaaacctcggtcgggcattcaccaagtggagaaagctgagagaattgaaaggttttaaaactgatcccgagttggcccttttcctaatcgacaggtatgtaatttttgtttttatttagagaatataacgcaacttgttagacgttttttcacttcaatatatgatgacatggaagttagaagcaagctaaatgtaacgttagctgatgtgaaccgcttttgtctagtaacgttacaacaaacgccacaaaattctGTGACTGTGagcatgaacacaaatatacagcaggcagttgtccttagtttataagaaattcagagctacaccagaacatttatgaacaggtcttactttacttCTAActtgtgtaacgttagcatgttagcatgtttccactaattactcggactgacctaacgttagtagtgttagctttgcaagcgaaggctgcaggtaacagctttgctgtgttagaattagatcagaacagaaacacgacagcAGAATTTACTGAatcattttgctgtttccactaattacttggactgacctgacattagttaatcctctcgctctccaaaacaaatgcatgcggtaattgccagttgcagtcgagattttacgacGGCTacagtcggaattttacgacaccaggctgtgggtgtcgtaccgcttcgaccaaaggggcgatataatcaacgaaaatggaaagttccgcacagctgctttgaTATAAGTCATAAATAAAGGGTCttcattttctcattttctaaTAAGCCATCAACAAAAGTCAGTCAACTccaattttaaatatatttatatatttataaatgaaatttGGTCCAGATTTCATGCAGCCGTTTTTGTGTAACTGCTTTTGTAGTCACCTTCAGAGCTGAGTGAAGCATAGACTAGAGAAGGATATATTTGatcatttatacaatgtaacCTTTAAAATGTTAACTTCTGCATGACAATAGGCCTGTAAATGTTGTCTTGATTTGAGCAGGTTACTTTTGGAAGAGTGGTCGTGGAACTTTATTTGTACAGAGCATCTTCCATGAAGAACACAGTACAGCGTTGCGCATGGTCAGTAAGTCAGCAGCAGTGCAGGCTCACTTGGTTTTGTAACTCACTTCCACTCCTTTGAGTAATACAAGAGTTCTTGAACGGGAAGTGGgtaccatactgtttcctgtactgtgaaaacagaggctTAAAAAATtgagatcaaatggtaaaacaaggcagtgttgatcaaatataaaccaagattctatAACTGCATTGCATTGCcaatttctcacctaaaatgttttcagaaacatgttttactgTACTATTTAACTGTAATACGAGATTGTTTGTTACAAGCCAGCCATATAGTTTTTGGACGAGCCAACACTCATTGTTTTGTCATTGTTGCTGGTCTGTTGAAGCACAGTGCACAAAAGCAAATACCACAGTCCTGttgtctgttttctctggttgtGTAGCACCAATTTAAAACCATTTGCATCTTTCTTCTGCATAGCGTAGTttcatgaaaagaccatctttccagcagtgacatAAGTCACTGTCAATTAACCTCTGTGTAAGAAGCCCTTTTACACCTTTATCTGTGTGTCCTGGCCACTATTTGAACAGCAGTTTTGGTCTAATTCTCCAAGGAATAGCAGTGCATTAagtgctttgttttcttttcccaCAGATTCCGGTGATGACAGGTGCCTTCATGGACTCGTCTCTCAACGATGACTACAGCACAGATCACTCTCTGTTCAACTCGTCCGCCAGCGTCCACGCTGCCTCCATGGTAGCTCACAGTCAGCCTGAGGAGTCCCAGTCCATGTCCGGGGACGCCATTTGGCTCTGGATTGCCATCACCGCCACCATTGGGAACATTGTAGTTGTGGGTGTCGTGTATGCATTCACATTCTGAGAGTAACTATCTGAGCCAGGATGTTTGAGAGAACACCAGATATAGTTTATAACTAGCTATGAACAGTGGTGGGCTGCACTTTCTGTCGAGTGGACTGACTCATGACTCATCAGATGGAATTTCATTTAGTCACTAAAGGATATATCAGCAAAATTACCCAGCAGTCATCAGCTGCAAAGCACCAGAGTCATAATGAACTTCTGCCAGTAAAGTCGTTGTGAgggtaaagccctgtgaggcaaattgtgatttgtgatattggactttataaataaaattgaattgaactgaagtGTGGAAGAGTGGGAATAGTGGTAATAGCGGACATAATATACAAATGTCTTCTTTCTTCAATGTGTTTTGTGcttcaaagtattttttttctttaatgtcaTATGTATATTTGCTTACAGTATATTGTTCTTTGCAGGTACAGGGTATATGGAGAAATGTCATACTGCATGACACTTGAGGGtagagtttgtgtttgtgtgggtgctGGCTGTGTAACACTTCGGCACATTGCCTAGCACAAGACTCTATCAAAGATATGTTGTGAAAATTTTCTGTTCAGTTATTTCATTagaaaaacctttttttgtgaaagAACAGATTTGAACTTTTCATAGcctttatgttgtgttttcactgttaaCCCTGTCTGCAAGTACAGTTTCATACACAATACACTTGTATGAACCGTAAACAAAATTAGACAAACCATAGACTTTTAGAGGGTGAAACTgtcacaatctttttttttattttaatgtggccAATCAGAGGCTTACAGTACTCTGAAAGCCATGCCCCCTGGGGGAGGGGAAACATATGCAGCCGAGCGCAGGGCACTATTtctgattatttggtactttaactttgcagagctggcagtgaaagcaaacaatgTACAGGCACTACTAAATTCTCTATTTAATTCcaagacttttacttttttggatttggcaccCAAAGCTAACCAGCTAGGGAGACTCCAGACTAGTAAAAAGGTGCTAGGCAGTAGGCCTAGATGTAttatgcacattttagttgttaaaaatattaaataatatttttattcagCATAAAGGCTTCACATTTTTCTTTACATTAGCCACAAGGAACCACTGGAGAGGAGCTGAAGAGGCACATGAGGCTGCGGAGCctacaggttgcctaccccgtGGTTTAAGCTAATGAAGATCAAAACCAGGCCTTGCAAAGCTTGGTTAGCTTCAACTTCTAAAGTTTGTATGGCCGAATTAGCAAAATGTTTGCTGCCCACAATATACTGTTGGGATTCACGGGACCatagatgatttatcatttggtgaAATCACTGATttcaaggctttttcctctgcatgctctttgtcttcaaacaaagagagctaagtggcacccatctccacaggaggtctcacctcacacctcagtgagactcaagtcccatGTTACAGCCTCCATGCAAACACAGAAATCATGGCTCCATAGCAGCGGGAGGCTGCAACATATAAAAGAGGATGCCACACCAAAAGTAACAGTTTACCCACAAGCTTTATTTTTGTAACCCAAAATATtaaccaaaacacaaacaactaaAGGAGAAACAAAAGGGACTGGAGACCCCGgccaaaaagaacaaaaggaggGAAGACACTGAGCCAACCACACAGTGGGCCGTCGCTCCCAGCGTCTCCCCCTAAACTACCTGAAAAGGAACTAAACCTAGAATAAACAAAAAGACGAATAAAGTAACTACCGGTAATCTCCAGCCCAAACTAAAACAACAAACTAACACAACAAAACCCCAGCTCCTAAATGGGCATGGGGGAAAAACCTGCTTGGGGAAAGAGAACAAAGGaggaaaaggggggaaaaactCCTCACCACCTGTGCTGGTGTCTGTGCCGTGTGCAGAGCCCTGTCTCtactctccctgtccctcttatcccctcctcctctctctacctGAGTGCCGATTGCACTCAGGTGCGCAgcaggcagagggaggagggagacaagcctgacaggagagagagacagcacagGCTGCTGCACGTAACatcccaaaacttgattgggCAAGACCTTTTagagtgacatgtgactctgtgatgtcacaggcatcggtacaaggtctgctccctccaagctttctttcttttcttgctcCAGCTGTTGTACAGCTAACAACTCTCTCTGGTTGGGCCTGGAACAGTCCAGAGGCCTAGACCCTGGCTccatagcccaaaccactaaagggagggcaaccGATCACAGACTctgttgcaaacacaaggtttgcaaccagctttccagcaacaaggaactaagtgagttagcacccagcgtctaactctgcaaggaccctgACCAGCTTCCTCTaagtttcacctttggaacaaaggacccaacaaagactgcagctgaaaccacaccttcccagccttcttctgccggctaacagcagcacaccaccaagtgactctttcttccatccattcaaggatcggtaatcggtaatagcttatcacagctttacaggctaagcaagactgtttaacttgttgtatgtgatttgatgctgtttactgagttattgttgggatagattgcagttaggtcattgattagttggcttcgccacaGCTaggtgtttagtttgctaatactattcacaaacagattcttgcatgaaaataaacaatctctgcactaatccagaccgtttgcaacacatgtcacattgacacagactcattaacaaataggctttcaacagagctacatccaaacaggcatttcaaagttcccgcttcttttcctttgtctttgtcctgaccacacggtcagacaaacacctcccccgactggaagcagccttgattcggccattttggtagttctgttgtcagccattttgttttgtaggccaaacggctacttgatcaccacacccaccttgtctttctcttttctctctctctctcattcacacacacacacacacacacacacacacacacacacacacatacacacacatatactcacATATACAcgccaagcttgtatatagttagttagaatttgtgtgttttggtttgctttgctaatttgtgaataaatataattatttggaatcatacctgctgtctgtttattgttgcacaagagtgaattagtagtcaacctctgctgcgtcaagaacgccgaaatccttcaggcgttactgttaattttggttgttgtcattaatttaattattaatcaaactccaaattaatagtttagcctattttatgagactgatatctttaactggctatcatttttccctttacgggaatggtgccccatgaggtgatttaatgttaattaagtcacattatttaacttaattattaataataattattaattatttctgatagccaatttaaccccaacatatttggtgcctccgtgtgaagcctaaggtgttgaccccaacatatttggtgccaccGTGTGAGGTAAATACTGTTGattcccaacatatttggtgccaccGTGTGAGGTAAGTATATGTTGAttccaacatatttggtgccaccgtgtgaggtaaatatatgttgattccCAACAATACTAAGTATCAGGATCCCACAGGTTTCCCATTCTCCCTGCTTATTCCTCATGTCTGTCCACTTTTGTCCTCTTAAAAGCTCAGTTTTACAGTCCGACAGCTTACAGAAACTTATATCTGGGTTCTTTACCCTGTTTGTAGATCATTCTACCACAAAGTAGCTTTTTATAGGTtgcaaacaacagaaaaatctgTTGTTTGCAAGGTGTTGTGACAAGGTGGGTCCTTTATTACATAGTAGGCTACAGAGTCAATCTAGAGCAATAAATTGAGTCATTATTTgtttaaaggtagggtctggaggattttccagttgctgtttgtaaacacacattcaaatttggcctctcctatcaggctcaactgtCCGGAttgtacggagcccggaggtacggaagGAGGCCTCACAGAAGAGGTTTaggcaaggctcgcgctggtgcacgcttGGACATGTTCGGACACactcgggcacggcacctgcgctctctcattggctggggaaatctccgcccagaaacggtccgagctcacaaaaacatcaaaatacagttgaagggcaggagctctgcaaacagtcaccaccacacatgagtagaagcccataggtgatgattaagcaggatttcatttgtgtatgtctatattttgttttgtttgaaaatcctccagatcctaccatTTAATAGTCTCAACAAAGACCACTTTTTTTGTGGTGAcctaaaatgagcagtggtgaaATATACTACATTCTGTTGTGATCCATGACCAAATAGTTGATAAGCAGCTGGTGTTAGCTAGAGTAGCTACCTAGCGTAGCGTAGCGTAGCGTAGCTGGCATGGTAGCTAATTGAAAAGTTGTCTATATCTACATTAAACAGGCAACTGAGAAGTCAAGACTCATGTTATTTTTACAATAACAATCTAAAAGATATTTTGTGTTAGCCTGCTGTATCAGCCACTTGAATAAAGCATGAAGTAGTAACGCTAATGTCTGCAAAGCAATGGAAATCCCATGATTATGATACTATGAAGTGATTCGTGctgaattaaaaactaaatgacaaCTGGTTCAGGCAGTCTTTTGGTGAAAT includes:
- the LOC117271230 gene encoding uncharacterized protein C14orf132, translating into MDFSFMATQIPVMTGAFMDSSLNDDYSTDHSLFNSSASVHAASMVAHSQPEESQSMSGDAIWLWIAITATIGNIVVVGVVYAFTF